From Anaerolineae bacterium:
CTGCGTCTCTACGTCGCCCGGGCGGGTGAAGGCGTAGATCCTCTTTCCCTGGTAAACGGCCACCTGGGCGATGATGTGGGCTGCTGCCCCGAATCCGTAGAGCCCCAGCTTCCCCACGTGTTCGCCCGCCATGCGGTAGGAGCGATAGCCGATGAAGCCAGCACACAAGAGAGGGGCAGCCTCGGCGTGGCCGTACGATGGGGGCAGGGGGAAGCAGTAGCGCTCGTCGGCGACGGTGTACTGGGCGTAGCCACCGTCCACAGTGTAGCCGGTGAAGAGGGCGTTCTGGCATAGGTTCTCCCGCTCCCTCTGGCAGTAGGGGCAGGTCTGGTCAGTCCAGGCGAGCCAGGGTACCCCCACCCTCTCGCCCAGCGGGAACCGCTCCGCCTCCTTGCCTCGCCGCACCACCGTCCCCACGATCTCGTGACCGGGGATGAGGGGCAGCTTGGGGTGGGGGAGCTCCCCGTCCACGATGTGCAGGTCAGTGCGGCACACGCCGCAAGCGTGCACCTGGAGGAGCACCTGGCGCCGCCCCGGCTCAGGCACCGGCACCTCCCGGCAATGGAGCGGCTCGCCCGGCCGGTCCAGGACCATCGCGTGCATGGTATCCGGTATGCTCATGTCCATCGTTGACTCCCACGGAGCAGTCGGCGTCGCCCGTACGCGCCCACAGACCTCTCACGCTAAGCTGCCAGGGCGCTGAGTCTCTTCCCTCTAGCCCCTCTGCGCGAGACCCTCCTGCCGCGGCGAGCCGCTACGGCTGGCTTTGGTCGGGAGCAGAGGCCGCGCGCTTTAGCCGCTCCAGCTCCTCCTCCAGATCCTCCAGTTCCCGGATCATGCCCGGCGGGGCCGAATGCGCCGGCAGACGCGCCTCCAGGTCGGCAATCAGACGCCTAAGTTCCGCCATACGATCCTCGTCAGCCATATGGTCCGGACCTTGCCCTCTTGGCGCCTTTGCGTCCTTGCGTGATATACCCATCACCCCAATCGCCGAGCCTCGTCCAGCATGGCCTCCACGTTCTCCACCGGCACGTTCTGCTGGATGTTGTGCACCTGAGTGAAGACGAACCCGCCTCCCCGTCCCAGCACCTCGATGTTGTGCCGGACGTGCTCCCGCACCTCATCCGGCGTCCCCAGCGGCAGGACCCTCTGGGTGTCACAGCCGCCACCCCAGAACACGATCCGCTCGCCGAACTCGGCCTTGAGCCGCTCGGGCTCCATGTTGGCCGCCGAGATTTGCACCGGATTGAGGATGTCCACGCCGGCCTCGATCCAGTGAGGGATGTAGTGGTAGATGGAGCCGCAGGAGTGGAGGAAGGTCTTCCAGGGGGTGTGGGCGTGCACCCAGGCGCACAGCCGGGCATAGTGGGGTACGATCATCTCGGCGAAGAGCTCGGGCGCGATTAGCTCTCCCCGCTGGGTGCCGGCGTCGTCCGAGGCGATCCCCCAGGCCAGAGCCCGGTCGCCCACGGCCTGGTGGTAGAGCTCGAGGCAAGAGATGACCGCGTCCACGTAGCGGGCCATCATCTCGTGGGCGGTGTCCTTCTCCACCATGAGCATGCACAGCCAGTCGTCCAGCGAGCCCTGGGTGATGTTGTCCGATAGCAGCCAGCTCAGGCCCATGAGGCTGATGCTGGCCCCCCACCCCAGGATGGCCTTGTCGGTGCTCTCGTAGAGGTACTTCGCCCGCTTCTCCAGCGCCCGCAGGTCCTCGTCGGGAACGGTATCTTTGGGCCGGAAGGCGTCGGGGTCAATGTGCCCCCTCATGGTGGGGCGGAGGAAGTCGAAGTAGTAGCCGTCTTTGGGCATGCGGGCATAGGGCTCGCCGTCGGGCCGGCATAGTACCCAACTGCCGTCCCGCTCCTCCCGAATGTCGGTCCCGGGGGGAAAGTACACCCTCTGGCCGCAGAAGAGGTCACAGGCTACGCCCTGGGAGGCGTCCTGCTCCGCCCAGCGGGCAGTGGCTGCCTCCAGGGGTACCACGTCTATCTCCAGCCGCTCTAGCACCTCCGGCTCGACCTCCGCCAGGATCTGCATGGAGTCTACCAGCTTGGTGGGCGTATCCAGCCCCATCCGCTCCTTCAGCCGAGCGTAGACCACGGCGTTGATGCCCGAGGCCCGCGTCCCGCCCAGGTCGAGCGGTGGCCTGTCCGCCTCCTGCCACTCCAGTGCTCGTCGCACCCGCTCTCTTGAGTTCATCCCTGGTCCCTCCGCCCAAGGTCGGTTGCCTCAATTGTACCCGACCCAGCGCTGGAGGGGCAGGGGGAAAGGGATGCCGACGTAGATCTGGCGGCTTGACCAACCGGCCGGGGGCTGCCCTGGGCGTCGGTCTCTTCGTGTAGAGCCCATGCGGCCTGGCCCCGGCAGGGGTACTCCGACCTCGGAGTGAGCCGGGAAGGCAGCCCTGTCCACCCAAGTTGACAATCCGCCCCTGGGTGCGTCAGTCTTGGGACGTTGCCGGTCGCCGTCTAGACCCGGCCAGGAGAGAGGTCAACTCATTTGTCGGCTCTTACCGCCTCATGAGTCACGTCAGCATTCGCCCCTGCCCGTCCTACGCCCGCGCTGAAGTCGAGGCGGCCGTCGCCCGCGCCGTGGGGGACCTGGGCGGCTTCCGCTCGTTCATCCGGCCCGGCGAGACGGTGCTGGTCAAGCCCAACCTGCTGGTGGCTTCCTCGCCGGAGAAGGGGGTCACCACCCACCCCGAGGTAGTGCGGGCCGTCGTAGTCGGTTGCCAGGAAGCCGGCGCCGAGGTGTGGGTGGGCGACAGCCCGGGCTTCGGGAGCGCCGTCCGAGTGGCGGAGCGCTGCGGCATCATGGACGTCTGTCGGGAGACCGGCGCCCGCTTCGTGCCCTTCACTGGCGGGAAACCTGCCCCCCACGCCGAAGGGAGGGTGGCCAAGAGCTTCGTGCTGGCCCAGCCGGTGCTCCGGGCCGATAAGGTCATCTCTGTGGCCAAGCTCAAGACTCACGGGCTGATGCTCTACACCGGCGCGGTGAAGAACCTCTACGGCACCATCGCCGGCATCGAGAAGGCGCGCCTGCACGTGACCTATCAGTCGCCAGCCGCCTTCGGCCGCATGCTGGTAGATCTCTACCATGCTGTCAGCCCGGCACTCTCCGTCGTGGACGCGGTGGTGGGCATGGAGGGGGCAGGGCCGCGGAACGGCGACCTCCGCGACGTAGGCTTGATCCTGGCGGGCGCCGATGGTCTCGCTGTGGACCTGGCTGCCGCCGCCGTGATAGGCGCGGACCCGGAACGCATCCCATACCTAGCGGCCGCCGCTGAACTCGACCCCGATGCCCTGCGGCTCGATCGGCTGCAGGTGTCGGGCTTGTCCTTGGAGCAGGCTGCGGTCCCAGGCTTTCGCCTGCCGGAGACGCTGCGCCGCACCAACTTCCCTCGCTGGATGGAAGACCTGGCCCGCCGGTGGACCACGGCCAGGCCGGTGGTCATCCCCGACCTGTGCGTCGCCTGCGGGGTGTGCCGCGAGAGCTGCCCGCCGGGGGCCATAGAGATCGAGGAGGGCCTGGCCCGCATAGATGATGGGCGCTGCATCCGCTGCTACTGCTGCCAGGAGATGTGCCCCCAGGGCGCCATCGAGCTGCGCCACAATCCCCTGGCCCGTCTCCTGCCCTGGCGCTGATCTCCAGAAGGGTGAGCCCGATGCGAGGAGTTCGCGCGCCCACGCGCGAGCGGACCCGGGCAGACGGTACCCCCGCGTCTGGGGGACGCTCACTCCTCGGTGAGGGACACGCGCGCCACAGCCAACCGCCTGTCCCGCCGAGGACACGACCGCCCTACGAGGCCACGCCCTGACACGACCCTCGAGGAGTTCGCGCGCCCACGCGCTAAATGGCCCCCACAGACGGCACCCCTCCCTTCTCAGCGAGGGGCCGGGGGGAGAGGTTCCTGCCCGAGGTAGATCTACCTCAGCTCGTCTAGGTTCTCCTTGATCTTGCCGATGGCCTCCAGCACCCGATCCACGTGCTCCCTCTGCATGAGGAAATCCTTGCCCAGCGCCACCACTTCGGTGTCGTAGACGCGCTCGGCCTCCGGGCAGCGGACCTTCGAGTAGTCCGGTGGCTCCCCGTGGTGGGGACAGAGCACCGGGCATCCCGTCCGGCCGAAGCTCATTTGGGCGAACACGGGATTCTTGTAGAGGGGCTGGTTATGGGCGGTGCCGCAGTGTATGCCTTCTGCGTTCATCGCCTGCACGAACCGGTCCCGGGACACCCCGCCCCACTGCTCCGGCTGGTAGCGCAGGAAGTAGAAGTAGTAACCACGTTTGGTGATGCGGGGATCGCCCCGCTTGAGGGCAGGGATGCCACCGATGCGGTCCAGCTCACGAGCGAAGTATTCCCCGTTCTCGTAGCGGGTCTGCGTCTGGGCATCCAGCCGGGACAGGGCGGTGAGCAGGAGCGCCCCCTGGAACTCAGTCATGCGGTTGTTACCTGCCGGGATGTAGTGCTCGTACTTGGCTCCCCCCGGGATGCGCCCCAGGTCGCCGTAGGAGTAACAGTTGCGGGCGAAGTCCTCGTCACTGGTGGTGATGCTGCCCCCCTCACCCGCGGCCAGGGGCTTGCCCATCTGATGGCTGAAGCCGCCCAGGTGCCCCAGCGATCCTACCCGCTTGCCCCGCCACTCCGACCCGTGGGCCTCGGCGCAGTCCTCCAGCACCACCAGGTCGTGCTTGCTGGCGATCTCCATGATGCGGTCCATGTCGGCCGGGTAGCCCCCGTAGTGGACGGGCATTATGGCTCGAGTGTGCGAGGTCATGAGGCTCTCGACATGGTCGGGATCGATCTGGTAGGTATCCGGGACGATGTCGGCGAAGATGGGGATGGCGTTGGCCAAGACTACGGCGGTGGCGGAGGCGATGAAGGTGACTGCGGGGACGATCACCTCGTCGCCGGCCTCGATCCCGGCGGCCCGGAGGGCCAGGGTGAGGGCTGCCGTGCCGTTGGCCACGGCCACGGCGTGCTTGGTGCCCACCCACTCGGCCCAGGCCTTCTCGAATTGGGCCACCTTGGAGTCGAGAGGGTGTTCGTAGTAGAACCCGGCGCTGCACCACTTGCCGCTCTCCAGGACTTCGATCACGGCAGCACGGTCGCTGTCGTCAATGATGGGCCACTGCGTCTTGAGGCCGCCGGGTACGACCGGCGCGCCACCGTTGATAGCCAGCTTGGGCATGGTGCCCCCTCCTCAGTGTAGTTGCTAGAGAGTCAGTCCCGCAGAGGGAGTATGCGAGCTCGGGCTCTGCTTTCGGCTACGCTTGCCAGCGCTCCCGTTTCGAGAAGAGAGCGATACTGGCATAACGCGGCTAGGACTACCGGAGCCAGGTGCTGCGGGGCAACATCCTGCGTCCGGACCTGAATCACGCTTGGCCCCTCGGCACGGGTGACAGCCAGAATGGCCCCGAAATCGAGATCGTGAGTCAGGACGACATACTCCCTGCTGCGCGCCCACTCCATGATAGCCTAATCCGTGGAAGCGGGGTTGCCCATGCTGGACCAATGAACCGCACACCATCCACCCTGTTCCAGCACGGGCACCCACTTCGGCGAGAGGTTCATGTCTACCAGGATCCTCATGCCTCGGCCAGGGGCATCTCGCTCTCCTCGACGCGCCAGGCGGTGTGGGCCAGCGCCTCGGAGATGTCCTCCGGTTCTAGATAGGGGTAGAGCTCAAGAATCTCGGCTGTGGAGTAACCTGACGCTACCAGTCCTACCACGGTACCAACCGTGACGCGGAGCCCGCGAATGACCGGCTTGCCCCCCATCACCTGTGGGTCGCGCGTGATGCGTGTCAGCGGCTTCATATTGCCTTGCTCCTCGCCAGCTTGACCGGGCGGGACTGCCATGGACCCTCACCTGGTGAGGAGCCACATCGGCCGGCTTCCAGTATACAGCATCATGCCGGAGGCGCCGTTCACGGCCATAGCCACTGCGCCAGTGTATGCCGAGGCGGCTCCCAAGAGCCACTGACTGCCCCCTACCACCGCAACAGTTCCCAGGTGCGGTTGCGCAGTCGGGCCAGGCGAGCGAGAGCCTTGCCCCCGGTCTGTCGTGGTCAGCGAAGCTCAGCCCTTGATTCCGGTCAAAGCGATACCCTGAACGAAGTAGCGCTGGGCCAGCAGGAACAGAGTCACGGTCGGGGCCGTGGCCAGGGTCGTACCGGCCATGAGCACGCCCCACTCCACGTTGTGTTGAGACCGGAACAGGGTGAGGCCCAGTTGGATGGTGCGCATGCGGTCGCTCTGGATAATGACCAGGGGCCACAGGAAGTCGTTCCAGGACGCCTGGAAGGTGAAGATCGAGACTACAGCCAGCACCGGCTTGGACAGAGGCATGATGATCTGGCTATAGATGCGGTACTCGCTGCAGCCGTCCACCCGAGCCGCATCCTCCAGCTCCCGGGGCAAGGTGCTGAAGAACTGCCGCACCAGGAAGACGCTGAACCCGCCTCCGACTGCTGGGAAGATTAGCCCTGGGTACGAGTCGAGCCAGCCGACGCCGCCACGGCCCAGTATATCGTTCCCTCCCGCCAGGGGAGTGTACTTTACGATGAGGAAGGTAGGTATGAGCGCAATGAGACCGGGAAGCATGGCAGTGGCGAGCACCACCATGAACACAGCGTCCCGTCCCCGCCAGTGCAGCCGAGCGAAGGCATAACCAGCCATGCTCACCAACAGCAGCGTGATCAATGTGGTGAAGCCGGAGACGATGAAGCTGTTCTTGAAATAGATGTCGAAGTTGCCCTTGGTCACTGCAACGACGTAGTGCTCGACAGTGTACTCGGTGGTCCAGATCACGGGCGGCATCTGGAAGATGACGTGTCGGGGCTTGAAGGAGGTGAAGATCATCCAGATGAAAGGTATGAGCATGGACAAGGCAGCAGTGCCGAGCGCCAGGTATCCCAGCAGGCGCGATGCGGTCCGAAGCCATCTAGCCGGCGCGGCCACCCGGTCCTGAGACACGATCGCGCCGGCTCTGGTGACGTCCGTTGTCATGCGCGCACCCATATCGCGTTAGTCGGAGACGAAGCCATAGACCTGAAGCCGCAGGTTCACTATGGACAGCCCCAGAAGGATAACGAACAGCACCCAGGACTGGGCGGCAGCGTACCCCATGTTGAAGTAGCGGAAACCGTTGATGTAGATCTGGTGCACGATGGTCGTGGTGGCGAAGGCGGGGCCCCCATCGGTCATGGCGTAGATGGGACCGAATATCTGGAACGAGCCGATGATGCTGGTCACCAGCAGATACAGGGTCACAGGCTGAAGGCTGGGGATGGTGACGAAGCGAAAGCACTGCCAGCGGCCAGCGCCGTCCACTCTGGCCGCCTCGTACAGGCTCTCGGGGATGCCCTGTAACCCTGCCAGGTAGATGATCATCGTTCCGCCCACCCCGCCCCAGACGCTCATGAGCACAATGGAGGGCATGGCCTGACTGGTGCTCTGGAGCCACTGCTGGGCCGGGATGCCAATGACGCGGAGGAGGGCATTGATAAGACCAAAGTGCGGGTCTAGCAGCCATAGCCAGACCATGGACAGGGCTATGCTGGACGTGACCATGGGCAGGTAGAACACCACACGGAACATATGGCGCATGCGGATGGCTGAGTTGACAGTGATGGCCAACAACAAGCCGATGCCGATGGAGAAGGGGATGTTGCCCAGGGTGAAGTACGCCGAATTCTTCAGGGAGCGCCAGAAGAGCACGTCTCCCGTCAGCCGACTGAAGTTGGTGACCCCCACCCACTTGGTGGCGAGGACCACGCTGTAGTTCGTCAGGCTGAAGTAGAGGGACGAGAGCGCCGGGGCGATCCAGTACACGGTGAGGAAGAAGAGCAGGGGAGCGACGAAGACAATGGCAGCCTTCTCCTGCTGCGTCAGTCCCACCCGCTTCTTCCGCGACCCCATTGCTGCTGCCACTGTACCTTCCTGTGCCATGTACACACCGGTGCTTGCCAGCATGCACCCAGAATCGAGACGAACGCCCCCCTTCGGCTCGGCCGGAGAGAGGCGTTCCGGACACAACGCTTCATCAGGCGCCGGTGGCTTCCACCAGCTCAGCGATCTTGCGTCGCGTGTCTTCTGCCGCCTTCGCCAGAGCTTCCTCTACCGTCATCTCCAGGCGCAGAGCCGCCTGGACGTAATGGCCGATGTTCTCCAGGGTAGGCCACTCGGTCGCCTGCGGGGTGGTGGTACCCCAGCCATTCTCGGGGATGGCCTGGAACGCCTTCAGCAGCGGATCCTGCATGTACTCAGCTTCAGCGGCGATAGATCGCCGCGGGGGTGTGTAATTCTCTGGTGAGAGCATGCCTGTGATGGTTTCCTTGGACACAATGTGCTTCAGAAGCTTCCAGGCACCCTCGGCGTCTTTGGTATTGACGCCGATGCAGTGCACGTTGGGGCAGGCGTAGTGCTTGCGCTCCTTCTTCATTGTCGGCTTGCCCACGCCCAGGAACTCCAGCCTGTCGGGGGCATAGCGCTTGAAGTTGCCTACAACGGCGGAACCATTGGCCGACATTCCCGTGATCCCCTCCGCGAGCGCGTTCAGGTCCGGGTTCTGCGTGGTCATGCCGGTGACGGGACAGACCCTGTGCTTGTTGATCAGGTCCACCAGGAACTGTAGCGCCTCGTGCGACTCCGGCGAGTCCACCTTGACGTCGTTCGGATCCCAGCTACCCCAGGGGACAACCACGTCCGTCCCGTTCTGCACCAGCAGGTACCAGTACTCAAATGTCGCGTGCGTGGGGTCACCGGCTGCCATGAGATAGCCCGCCCGCTTGATGTTGTCGCC
This genomic window contains:
- a CDS encoding extracellular solute-binding protein, with product MRRLTRRHVLQLTGGAALAGALAACAGATPAPSGEAAPGAEEVKAAPPAAGEQVELRYIKLAMDRDVEVYFTETAIPSFHEANPGYKVTVDMSDWDHLGEKLMTSFAGGLPVDLVETGSDWVGPYAARKQFLPLDDMIASDYQDEIEDFYADMVDISRYKGSLMGLPHILDIRTLCYRKDYFEEVGLDPEEGPDTWDDLVEYATKLVQYDGDNIKRAGYLMAAGDPTHATFEYWYLLVQNGTDVVVPWGSWDPNDVKVDSPESHEALQFLVDLINKHRVCPVTGMTTQNPDLNALAEGITGMSANGSAVVGNFKRYAPDRLEFLGVGKPTMKKERKHYACPNVHCIGVNTKDAEGAWKLLKHIVSKETITGMLSPENYTPPRRSIAAEAEYMQDPLLKAFQAIPENGWGTTTPQATEWPTLENIGHYVQAALRLEMTVEEALAKAAEDTRRKIAELVEATGA
- a CDS encoding carbohydrate ABC transporter permease, which translates into the protein MLGYLALGTAALSMLIPFIWMIFTSFKPRHVIFQMPPVIWTTEYTVEHYVVAVTKGNFDIYFKNSFIVSGFTTLITLLLVSMAGYAFARLHWRGRDAVFMVVLATAMLPGLIALIPTFLIVKYTPLAGGNDILGRGGVGWLDSYPGLIFPAVGGGFSVFLVRQFFSTLPRELEDAARVDGCSEYRIYSQIIMPLSKPVLAVVSIFTFQASWNDFLWPLVIIQSDRMRTIQLGLTLFRSQHNVEWGVLMAGTTLATAPTVTLFLLAQRYFVQGIALTGIKG
- a CDS encoding zinc-dependent alcohol dehydrogenase family protein, with translation MHAMVLDRPGEPLHCREVPVPEPGRRQVLLQVHACGVCRTDLHIVDGELPHPKLPLIPGHEIVGTVVRRGKEAERFPLGERVGVPWLAWTDQTCPYCQRERENLCQNALFTGYTVDGGYAQYTVADERYCFPLPPSYGHAEAAPLLCAGFIGYRSYRMAGEHVGKLGLYGFGAAAHIIAQVAVYQGKRIYAFTRPGDVETQEFARRLGAVWAGGSDEMPPERLNAAIIYAPVGPLVPAALRSSDKAATVVCAGIHMSDIPSFPYRILWEERVVRSVANLTRRDGEEFLRVAPEVPVRTTVTTFPLERANEALAALRQGRVEGAAVLVME
- a CDS encoding DUF433 domain-containing protein, which gives rise to MKPLTRITRDPQVMGGKPVIRGLRVTVGTVVGLVASGYSTAEILELYPYLEPEDISEALAHTAWRVEESEMPLAEA
- a CDS encoding DUF362 domain-containing protein, translating into MSHVSIRPCPSYARAEVEAAVARAVGDLGGFRSFIRPGETVLVKPNLLVASSPEKGVTTHPEVVRAVVVGCQEAGAEVWVGDSPGFGSAVRVAERCGIMDVCRETGARFVPFTGGKPAPHAEGRVAKSFVLAQPVLRADKVISVAKLKTHGLMLYTGAVKNLYGTIAGIEKARLHVTYQSPAAFGRMLVDLYHAVSPALSVVDAVVGMEGAGPRNGDLRDVGLILAGADGLAVDLAAAAVIGADPERIPYLAAAAELDPDALRLDRLQVSGLSLEQAAVPGFRLPETLRRTNFPRWMEDLARRWTTARPVVIPDLCVACGVCRESCPPGAIEIEEGLARIDDGRCIRCYCCQEMCPQGAIELRHNPLARLLPWR
- a CDS encoding DegT/DnrJ/EryC1/StrS family aminotransferase encodes the protein MPKLAINGGAPVVPGGLKTQWPIIDDSDRAAVIEVLESGKWCSAGFYYEHPLDSKVAQFEKAWAEWVGTKHAVAVANGTAALTLALRAAGIEAGDEVIVPAVTFIASATAVVLANAIPIFADIVPDTYQIDPDHVESLMTSHTRAIMPVHYGGYPADMDRIMEIASKHDLVVLEDCAEAHGSEWRGKRVGSLGHLGGFSHQMGKPLAAGEGGSITTSDEDFARNCYSYGDLGRIPGGAKYEHYIPAGNNRMTEFQGALLLTALSRLDAQTQTRYENGEYFARELDRIGGIPALKRGDPRITKRGYYFYFLRYQPEQWGGVSRDRFVQAMNAEGIHCGTAHNQPLYKNPVFAQMSFGRTGCPVLCPHHGEPPDYSKVRCPEAERVYDTEVVALGKDFLMQREHVDRVLEAIGKIKENLDELR
- a CDS encoding histidine kinase, whose protein sequence is MADEDRMAELRRLIADLEARLPAHSAPPGMIRELEDLEEELERLKRAASAPDQSQP
- a CDS encoding sugar ABC transporter permease produces the protein MAAAMGSRKKRVGLTQQEKAAIVFVAPLLFFLTVYWIAPALSSLYFSLTNYSVVLATKWVGVTNFSRLTGDVLFWRSLKNSAYFTLGNIPFSIGIGLLLAITVNSAIRMRHMFRVVFYLPMVTSSIALSMVWLWLLDPHFGLINALLRVIGIPAQQWLQSTSQAMPSIVLMSVWGGVGGTMIIYLAGLQGIPESLYEAARVDGAGRWQCFRFVTIPSLQPVTLYLLVTSIIGSFQIFGPIYAMTDGGPAFATTTIVHQIYINGFRYFNMGYAAAQSWVLFVILLGLSIVNLRLQVYGFVSD
- a CDS encoding methyltransferase yields the protein MNSRERVRRALEWQEADRPPLDLGGTRASGINAVVYARLKERMGLDTPTKLVDSMQILAEVEPEVLERLEIDVVPLEAATARWAEQDASQGVACDLFCGQRVYFPPGTDIREERDGSWVLCRPDGEPYARMPKDGYYFDFLRPTMRGHIDPDAFRPKDTVPDEDLRALEKRAKYLYESTDKAILGWGASISLMGLSWLLSDNITQGSLDDWLCMLMVEKDTAHEMMARYVDAVISCLELYHQAVGDRALAWGIASDDAGTQRGELIAPELFAEMIVPHYARLCAWVHAHTPWKTFLHSCGSIYHYIPHWIEAGVDILNPVQISAANMEPERLKAEFGERIVFWGGGCDTQRVLPLGTPDEVREHVRHNIEVLGRGGGFVFTQVHNIQQNVPVENVEAMLDEARRLG